A genomic window from Gossypium hirsutum isolate 1008001.06 chromosome D10, Gossypium_hirsutum_v2.1, whole genome shotgun sequence includes:
- the LOC107916059 gene encoding serine/threonine-protein kinase BLUS1, whose protein sequence is MAYEQEDHPKLQFPLDSNSYNITAEIGAGVCSKVYTAQCLPINSTVVAIKSIDLDQSNADFRNFVGRETNTSSLLSHPNILNLHCSFTAGNRLWVVMPFMSGGSLESIISSSSPNGIQEQCIAIILKETLTALSYLHSQGHLHRDIKASNILLDDNGRVKLADFGVSSSFYKWSSVYRLGSSPFSQYWIAPEVIHSHKDYSFKADIWSFGITALDSTKKFSETFQDMVASCLRKDPANRPSADELLKHPFFESCNGTSEFLAENLLRGLPSVEERFRAASKILEEGVGCDPNGDWASGLLLNRRMSTIIEGNGNEDEEFEVHDPVFPVESTQAVIPCDDDGEEQQPAAGGRGNEVNAETMVNELMALMTSLDDQKEKVKKIINQLGAKTIDREDELEKENARLRLELEREKEQNLKLIQVINEEDQLLHQNERLRLELENEKLRLELEKLKMHISATSNTTTDDNN, encoded by the coding sequence ATGGCGTATGAACAAGAAGATCATCCCAAGCTTCAGTTCCCTTTAGATTCCAACTCTTACAACATCACCGCTGAAATCGGTGCTGGTGTTTGTTCTAAAGTTTATACGGCCCAATGTCTTCCCATCAATTCAACTGTTGTTGCCATTAAATCCATCGATCTTGATCAGTCCAACGCCGATTTCCGCAACTTTGTCGGACGTGAAACCAACACCTCGTCGCTTCTTTCCCACCCCAATATCCTCAACCTTCATTGTTCCTTCACCGCCGGCAACCGTCTCTGGGTGGTTATGCCCTTTATGTCCGGCGGTTCTTTAGAGTCCATCAtctcatcttcttcccccaaTGGCATACAAGAGCAATGCATTGCCATTATTCTCAAAGAAACCCTGACTGCATTGTCGTATCTTCACAGCCAAGGGCATTTGCATAGAGATATAAAGGCCAGTAACATCTTGTTGGACGATAACGGACGTGTTAAGCTTGCGGATTTCGGCGTTTCGTCATCGTTCTATAAGTGGAGTTCGGTTTACAGATTAGGTTCTTCGCCATTTTCGCAATATTGGATTGCCCCAGAGGTGATTCATTCACATAAAGATTATAGTTTCAAAGCTGATATATGGTCTTTCGGTATAACTGCTCTTGACTCCACCAAGAAGTTTTCAGAAACTTTTCAAGACATGGTTGCTTCTTGTCTCCGTAAAGATCCTGCAAACCGACCCTCTGCAGACGAGCTTTTGAAACATCCTTTCTTTGAGAGTTGCAATGGTACTTCGGAGTTTCTTGCGGAGAATTTGCTGCGTGGATTGCCTAGTGTTGAAGAAAGGTTTAGGGCAGCAAGCAAGATTCTTGAGGAAGGTGTGGGTTGTGATCCTAATGGGGACTGGGCGTCTGGTCTGCTCCTTAATCGTCGGATGTCAACGATAATTGAAGGGAACGGTAATGAAGACGAGGAGTTTGAAGTGCATGACCCTGTATTCCCCGTGGAGTCAACACAAGCGGTGATTCCATGTGACGATGATGGTGAAGAACAACAACCGGCTGCAGGTGGCCGTGGCAATGAAGTTAATGCAGAAACAATGGTGAACGAACTGATGGCATTGATGACTAGTTTGGATGATCAAAAGGAGAAGGTGAAGAAAATAATTAACCAGCTTGGAGCTAAAACGATCGACAGAGAAGACGAATTGGAGAAGGAGAATGCGAGGCTGAGATTGGAGTTAGAGCGTGAAAAGGAACAGAACTTGAAATTGATTCAAGTGATCAACGAAGAAGATCAATTGTTGCACCAGAATGAGAGGCTGAGATTGGAGTTAGAGAATGAGAAGCTGAGATTGGAGTTAGAGAAGCTCAAAATGCACATTTCTGCTACATCAAACACTACTACTGATGACAACAATTGA